Proteins encoded within one genomic window of Drosophila willistoni isolate 14030-0811.24 chromosome XL unlocalized genomic scaffold, UCI_dwil_1.1 Seg141, whole genome shotgun sequence:
- the LOC6648576 gene encoding NAD(P)H-hydrate epimerase produces MGSNKFIRLFCSARRLLLQQHQQQLQLGAKVLKDRLTQRNFSNIKMLKYLNQAEAIKVDQILFNEYKFSVDQLMELAGLSCAHAVAKCFPSPCQGNDDKAGKLRVLVCCGPGNNGGDGLVCARHLALMGYEPTIYYPKPTAKPLYENLHHQCELMEISTISQCPSVEEAAHSYHLIVDALFGFSFKPPVRSDFLSVMELMQQTKIPIASIDIPSGWDVEKGKLNDCELEPKLLISLTAPKLCAKHFKGQYHYLGGRFVPPALQRQYELNLPNYPGTELCVKLS; encoded by the exons ATGGGAAGCAACAAGTTTATCCGATTATTTTGCTCCGCTCGTCGATTGCTATtgcaacaacaccaacaacaactacaactggGGGCTAAAGTGCTTAAAGATCGTTTAACGCAGCGCAATTTCAGCAATATTAAAATGCTAAAATATCTAAATCAAGCTGAAGCTATTAAGGTAGACCAAATACTATTTAATGAGTACAAATTTAGTGTGGATCAATTGATGGAATTGGCCGGCCTAAGTTGTGCTCATGCGGTGGCCAAATGTTTTCCCTCACCTTGCCAAGGCAACGACGACAAGGCTGGAAAACTCCGGGTCTTGGTCTGCTGTGGTCCCGGCAATAATGGTGGCGATGGTCTTGTCTGTGCCCGTCATTTAGCCCTAATGGGCTATGAGCCAACAATATATTATCCAAAACCGACTGCAAAACCATTGTACGAGAATTTGCATCACCAGTGCGAGCTGATGGAGATATCTACAATATCTCAATGTCCCAGTGTTGAGGAGGCTGCTCACTCGTATCATCTTATTGTGGATGCTTTGTTTGGCTTTAGTTTTAAGCCGCCAGTAAGATCTGATTTCTTGTCTGTGATGGAGTTGAtgcaacaaacgaaaataccCATAGCCAG tATTGACATACCAAGTGGCTGGGATGTAGAGAAGGGTAAACTAAACGATTGTGAACTGGAGCCCAAATTGCTGATCTCTCTTACTGCACCCAAGCTGTGTGCCAAACACTTTAAGGGCCAATATCATTATTTAGGCGGACGATTTGTACCCCCAGCCCTACAACGTCAATATGAATTAAATTTACCAAATTATCCTGGTACAGAGCTTTGCGTGAAATTgtcataa
- the LOC6648342 gene encoding protein yippee, producing MGRIFLEHLGGVKLFNCAQCQTNLTNRSQLISTRFTGATGRAYLFKRVVNLTFSNIQERVMLTGRHMVRDVMCKNCGAKLGWMYEFATDETQKYKEGRVILEYALITEAEGFASEAPSTSH from the exons ATGGGACGCATCTTTCTGGAGCATTTGGGTGGCGTGAAGCTATTCAATTGCGCTCAGTGCCAAACGAATCTAACAAATCGCAGCCAATTGATCAGCACACGGTTTACTGGAgcaactg GTCGTGCCTATCTGTTCAAGCGAGTTGTGAACCTGACCTTCAGCAATATACAGGAACGTGTAATGCTAACCGGTCGTCACATGGTCCGGGACGTTATGTGCAAAAATTGCGGAGCCaagttgggttggatgtatGAGTTTGCAACCGACGAAACACAAAA ATACAAAGAGGGACGCGTTATATTGGAATATGCCCTGATTACCGAAGCCGAAGGTTTTGCATCGGAAGCGCCTAGCACCAGTCATTGA
- the LOC6648577 gene encoding uncharacterized protein LOC6648577 — MEPADNLIEDLLVEDLSEEYNKVISNMDKLEERYDKFSQYRQEISEELKKLSYDMNKLAENVLETHKYGIQQADITKNAQMESTRFLEELQEEENFKNILESNEDFLEIPNEEVLEK, encoded by the exons ATGGAGCCAGCCGATAACTTGATTGAAGACCTTTTGGTCGAAGATTTAAGTGAGGAGTACAATAAGGTGATATCCAATATGGACAAATTAGAAGAACGCTACGACAAATTCAGTCAATATCGGCAAGAGATATCCGAGGAA CTGAAGAAGTTATCCTATGATATGAATAAGTTGGCCGAAAATGTCCTTGAAACTCACAAGTATGGAATACAGCAGGCAGATATAACGAAAAATGCTCAAATGGAATCGACTCGTTTTCTAGAAGAGCttcaagaagaagaaaatttcaa GAATATCTTGGAGTCGAATGAAGACTTTCTGGAAATTCCAAATGAAGAAGTCTTGGAGAAGTAG
- the LOC6648341 gene encoding mpv17-like protein 2 translates to MSTLSHSCCLHVILAVPKIVVVVAAPVACTFAFFSKSNKFCLFCFSFGFPTKHSYRKTTILETWRDPYKNFVWLTASGKRKTRTHIHTWTHIHIQIMQSLRCPLRTFILTATRNGRRNLNQPQPRSGLTTGNGNGVRAGAGAGAGVGALQKLREWHTAAFSKKFLLFTNVGISLSLSCVGDVLEQHLEIYCGEIERFDKTRTTHMATSGVTVGVICHYWYQMLDKRMPGRSMRVVAKKIILDQLICSPVYISVFFVTLGLLENKDRHEVWEEIKDKAWKLYAAEWTVWPLAQFINFYWIPTHYRIFYDNIISLGYDVLTSKVKHKKP, encoded by the coding sequence ATGTCAACTCTGAGCCACAGCTGTTGCCTACACGTGATTCTTGCTGTTCCCaagattgttgttgttgttgctgccccCGTTGCGTGtacatttgcctttttttcaaagtcaaacaaattttgtttgttttgtttttcttttggatTTCCAACAAAACATTCATATCGTAAGACAACCATTCTGGAAACATGGCGGGAtccatataaaaattttgtttggttgACGGCAAGTGGAAAGAGAAagacacgcacacacatacacacctggacccacatccacatccaGATAATGCAATCCTTGCGCTGCCCTCTACGTACCTTTATACTGACAGCCACCCGTAACGGCCGGCGCAATCTCAACCAGCCACAACCGAGAAGTGGCTTAACGAcaggaaatggaaatggagttagagctggagctggagccgGTGCCGGTGTCGGAGCATTGCAAAAGCTAAGAGAATGGCATACTGCCGCCTTTAGCAAAAAGTTTCTGCTCTTTACAAATGTTGGCATCTCGCTGTCCCTCAGCTGTGTTGGCGATGTCCTCGAGCAGCATCTAGAGATTTATTGTGGGGAAATCGAGCGTTTCGATAAGACCAGGACGACACACATGGCCACCAGTGGCGTTACTGTTGGGGTCATCTGCCATTACTGGTATCAAATGCTCGATAAACGTATGCCCGGACGCTCCATGCGTGTGGTGGCCAAAAAGATTATACTCGATCAGTTGATCTGTTCCCCTGTTTATATCTCAGTGTTTTTTGTCACGCTCGGCCTACTAGAGAACAAGGACAGGCATGAAGTGTGGGAGGAGATCAAGGACAAGGCCTGGAAGCTATATGCAGCCGAATGGACAGTATGGCCTTTGGCTCAATTCATTAACTTCTATTGGATACCCACGCATTATCGGATATTCTACGATAACATCATCAGTCTGGGCTACGATGTGCTAACCTCGAAGGTGAAGCATAAAAAGCCTTAA
- the LOC6648575 gene encoding RNA-binding protein NOB1, producing the protein MSETKQKIKYLIADTTAFINAVPLNEYAENVLTVPDVVAEVRNKRQIRRLCVLPFDLQIREPRAESVKHCVEFAKKTGDYASLSGIDLKVIALSYELEADEVGTAHLRTEPVMPQTIASKEQPEVMQDVNNKRLVGWYMPEGEEDEEEDDEEATGSEGEDEDDSGHEGEPEENAKDVVDKVKASIEAQIEGKELPLDNANENENDDDISQEELDKLFDKLKCEATAEEDQETCDLLVVADAKTDTTIEENDDEPSTAASTNIDDDEVGSDGWITHSNIKKAKKQLEGKVEEDLLPTVACMTTDYALQNVLKQLNLHLAALNGRIIKQLRTYILRCYACFKTTSIMTKVFCPNCGNKTLKRVSVSLDETGKQVIHINTRRPLTTKYKNQSLPRFQGGKHSRNPILFEDQPMPRQMPSRVAKTKTNAMDDDYIAGFSPFVMRDLDSKSAMLRAKGNLKEWARNNNFEEDRRRKNYNRLYK; encoded by the exons ATGAGTGAGACAAAGCAGAAGATCAAATATCTCATAGCAGATACCACAGCGTTTATCAATGCAGTACCATTAAAT GAATACGCTGAGAATGTTCTCACCGTGCCAGACGTAGTCGCTGAAGTGCGTAATAAAAGGCAAATTCGTCGGCTTTGTGTATTGCCATTTGATTTGCAAATTCGTGAGCCGCGTGCCGAAAGCGTTAAGCATTGTGTGGAGTTTGCCAAAAAGACTGGCGATTATGCCAGTTTATCTGGCATCGATTTGAAGGTGATAGCTCTCAGCTATGAGCTAGAAGCCGATGAAGTTGGAACTGCCCATTTGCGTACTGAGCCAGTAATGCCACAAACAATTGCATCCAAAGAGCAACCGGAGGTGATGCAGGATGTGAATAATAAGCGTTTAGTCGGTTGGTATATGCCCGAAGGTGAAGAGGATGAGGAGGAAGATGATGAGGAGGCTACAGGCAGTGAAGGCGAGGATGAAGATGACAGTGGACATGAAGGAGAGCCAGAAGAGAACGCAAAGGATGTTGTGGATAAGGTAAAAGCCAGCATTGAGGCTCAAATAGAGGGTAAAGAGTTACCATTGGATAATgctaatgaaaatgaaaacgatgATGATATTTCGCAAGAAGAGCTAGATAAACTCTTTGATAAATTAAAGTGCGAGGCAACTGCTGAAGAAGATCAAGAGACCTGTGATCTTTTAGTGGTGGCTGATGCCAAAACAGATACAACAATTGAAGAGAACGACGATGAGCCCTCAACGGCTGCTTCTACTAacattgatgatgatgaggtcGGCAGCGATGGTTGGATTACCCATTCAAACATTAAGAAGGCCAAAAAGCAACTTGAAGGCAAGGTAGAAGAGGATCTATTACCCACGGTGGCATGCATGACCACCGATTACGCCCTCCAGAATGTGCTAAAGCAGCTAAATCTTCATTTAGCCGCCCTTAATGGACGCATTATCAAACAATTGCGCACCTATATACTGCGTTGTTATGCCTGCTTCAAGACCACCAGCATTATGACCAAAGTCTTTTGTCCCAATTGTGGTAATAAGACGCTTAAACGTGTCTCCGTCAGCTTGGATGAGACCGGCAAGCAAGTTATTCACATCAATACACGCCGACCTCTGACAACTAAATACAAGAATCAAAGTTTGCCCCGCTTCCAAGGTGGCAAACACTCAAGGAATCCCATTCTTTTCGAAGATCAACCAATGCCCCGACAAATGCCATCGCGTGTGgccaaaacgaaaacaaatgCCATGGATGATGATTATATAGCTGGCTTCTCCCCATTTGTCATGCGAGATTTGGACTCCAAATCGGCCATGCTGCGCGCTAAAGGTAATCTTAAAGAATGGGCTCGCAATAATAACTTTGAAGAGGATCGCCGGCGTAAGAATTATAATAGATTGTATAAATAG
- the LOC6648580 gene encoding probable 39S ribosomal protein L49, mitochondrial, translating to MSATTILRHSRGLCQFAKLAQATPSVRSFHGQPALWSSFRSSQPVQPIEQYPEIEVVQNPPEWKYVERLLPPKTVPKPLAKNEYPSGWQPQKADGTELGYFVARTKNHMVPVYLNTTFRGQRRLTVVRRIQGDIWALERDLRSVVEQARNGKLCATRVNELSGQIYIHGDYVDVLREHLKAKGF from the exons ATGTCAGCTACCACAATCCTAAGGCACAGCCGTGGCCTCTGCCAATTCGCTAAGTTAGCTCAG GCGACACCATCCGTGCGCTCATTCCATGGGCAACCTGCTCTTTGGTCCAGTTTTCGTTCGTCGCAGCCGGTTCAACCTATTGAACAGTATCCCGAAATTGAAGTAGTGCAAAATCCGCCTGAATGGAAATATGTCGAACGTTTGTTGCCACCTAAAACTGTGCCCAAACCGCTGGCCAAAAATGAATATCCGTCCGGATGGCAGCCACAGAAGGCTGATGGCACGGAATTGGGATATTTTGTGGCCCGCACCAAGAATCACATGGTACCCGTCTATCTCAATACCACGTTTCGTGGTCAGCGTCGATTAACTGTAGTGCGTCGGATCCAAGGCGACATCTGGGCACTGGAACGGGATTTACGTTCGGTTGTGGAACAGGCGCGTAATGGCAAACTCTGCGCAACGCGTGTCAATGAGCTTAGTGGACAAATATATATCCATGGTGACTATGTGGATGTTTTACGAGAACATCTCAAGGCCAAGGGATTTTAG
- the LOC6648581 gene encoding breast cancer metastasis-suppressor 1 homolog yields MPVKNGESDGDVSGAESERSNSSQAHDTSDEEEEANECDSDDSSEMDASEIERRRAEHIEDLVSLERQFSQLREQYYYERINLIERQLSEVRSGRSEEYVQPQKELDKVYRTRIEVADVLRKFRLQNIEHKYLSEEQAAVQHFESEKQMAVDNLREDLHDRIRRLEEDRHNVDISWADWGTDKRQSKVRGPGRKKAVTVTGPYVVYMLREEDIMEDWTIIRKALKRSASSTTTTATSVGGTPTTGGLGVGMGLGLSVAAMTGVNG; encoded by the exons atgCCAGTGAAAAATGGGGAATCCGATGGCGACGTTTCTGGTGCGGAATCGGAGCGCTCGAATTCCAGCCAGGCCCACGATACCTCagatgaggaggaggaggccaATGAATGTGATTCTGATGACTCGTCCGAAATGGATGCCAGCGAAATAGAACGACGACGAGCAGAACACATTGAGGACTTGG TGAGCCTGGAACGGCAGTTTAGTCAGCTACGCGAACAGTACTATTACGAGCGTATAAATCTTATCGAACGTCAGTTGTCTGAGGTGCGTTCAGGGCGTTCGGAGGAGTATGTTCAGCCACAAAAGGAATTGGATAAGGTCTATCGCACCCGAATCGAGGTGGCCGATGTCTTGCGTAAATTCCGTTTACAGAATATCgagcataaatatttatccGAGGAACAAGCGGCAGTGCAACATTTTGAG AGCGAAAAACAAATGGCAGTGGACAATTTACGCGAAGATTTGCATGATCGCATTCGTCGTCTGGAGGAGGATCGTCACAATGTGGACATCTCGTGGGCAGATTGGGGTACAGACAAACGACAAAGCAAAGTTCGGGGGCCTGGACGCAAAAAGGCCGTCACTGTCACTGGCCCATATGTGGTCTATATGCTGCGAGAGGAGGATATTATGGAGGACTGGACCATCATACGCAAGGCATTAAAACGATCCGCTTCCtcaacgacaacaacagctACGTCTGTCGGTGGTACACCCACAACGGGGGGATTGGGAGTAGGTATGGGTCTGGGTTTAAGTGTAGCAGCTATGACTGGTGTTAACGGGTAA
- the LOC6648582 gene encoding protein YIPF1 produces the protein METPTADDLLQFRDYSTTSATNSGSGQPAQINVNSPTHSLGASGSGGSSASFGGNSAQRQRGDPLADLIYDMSKSAQTFGGGSGGGGGNQNSGLDGAEGVATGGRLSFLTIEYYQQFFNVDTYMVMERIVNSMIPKRAAGNYLRMNIGENPDLYGPFWITVTLIFSIAISGNIANYLHQANDGYQWHYNFHLVSYAATCIFLYANILPAILWALFKYSLKPVDESDAVETDSATYTPSLLSLMCIYGYSLAIYIPVSILWVINISLLQWLLVITAALLSGTVLIAILTPALRNSQYSLFLIIGILGAHIVLAAGFLLYFFHSPDVPLSAKTSTTTSAPVAAAAAVKVASDALKNLVPANKTR, from the exons ATGGAGACCCCAACAGCCGATGATTTGCTACAGTTTCGCGACTATAGCACCACAAGCGCAACTAACAGTGGCAGCGGTCAACCAGCGCAAATCAATGTGAATTCGCCAACGCATTCTCTTGGAGCTAGTGGTTCTGGTGGCAGTAGCGCAAGCTTTGGTGGCAATAGCGCACAACGTCAACGTGGTGATCCCCTGGCCGATCTTATCTACGATATGAGCAAGTCAGCACAAACATTTGGTGGCGGCTCAGGCGGCGGAGGTGGCAATCAGAATTCAGGACTGGATGGTGCCGAAGGCGTCGCAACTGGGGGTCGTCTATCATTTCTGACCATTGAGTATTATCAGCAATTCTTCAATGTGGATACTTATATGGTGATGGAGCGCATTGTCAATTCGATGATACCCAAACGGGCAGCTGGAAACTATCTACGCATGAATATTGGCGAGAATCCCGATCTCTATGGTCCATTCTGGATAACTGTCACTTTG ATCTTCTCGATTGCCATAAGCGGCAATATTGCCAACTATTTGCATCAGGCCAATGATGGTTATCAGTGGCACTACAATTTCCATTTGGTTTCGTATGCAGCCACCTGTATTTTCCTTTATGCCAACATCTTGCCAGCCATACTGTGGGCACTTTTCAAGTATAGTCTGAAGCCGGTTGATGAATCGGATGCCGTTGAGACTGATAGT GCCACCTATACACCATCATTATTGTCACTTATGTGCATTTATGGCTACAGTTTAGCCATTTATATACCAGTCTCCATTCTTTGGGTCATAAAT ATCTCTTTACTGCAATGGCTATTGGTCATAACCGCTGCACTCCTTTCCGGCACTGTTCTTATTGCTATACTTACGCCCGCCTTGCGTAATTCACAGTACTCGCTATTCCTTATCATTGGCATATTGGGTGCGCATATTGTGCTGGCTGCTGGATTCCTCTTGTACTTCTTTCACAGTCCAGATGTTCCATTGTCTGCAAAGACATCTACAACTACATCTGCGcccgttgctgctgctgctgcagttaAAGTTGCCTCGGATGCACTTAAAAATCTTGTGCCCGCCAATAAGACACGCTAA
- the LOC6648579 gene encoding beta-parvin: MSTLSRPKSPHTPTTIKKGEKEDSFWDKFSTLGRKRGTREVKKIQEEGKYAIDSPGSPNQYDIPPEDYALREHEQRAVIDPQSINDPEVVKLQRILVDWINDELAEQRIIVQNLEEDMYDGQVLHKLWEKLTGKKLDVPEVTQSEQGQHEKLNIVLKAVNHTLGFHQKIPKWSVASVHSKNIVAILHLLVALVRHFRAPVRLPENVFVTVVIAEKNAGVLNAQKFQEQITSEYDDLGMRCEKDAFDTLIDCAPDKLAVVKKSLITFVNKHLAKLNFEITDLNTDFRDGVYLCLLMGLLGGFFVPLHEFHLTPQDVDQMVNNVAFAFDLMQDVGLPKPKARPEDIVNMDLKSTLRVLYSLFTMFREYA, from the exons ATGTCCACCTTGAGTCGACCAAAATCACCACACACGCCCACCACCATTAAGAAGGGCGAAAAGGAAGACAGTTTCTGGGATAAGTTTAGCACACTGGGACGAAAACGCGGCACTCGCGAAG TTAAGAAAATCCAAGAAGAAGGCAAATATGCCATCGATTCACCTGGATCACCCAACCAATATGATATACCACCAGAGGATTATGCTCTCC GTGAGCACGAACAGCGCGCTGTAATTGATCCACAATCCATCAACGATCCCGAAGTGGTGAAATTGCAAAGAATCCTGGTCGATTGGATTAACGACGAGCTGGCCGAGCAGCGTATTATTGTCCAAAATTTGGAGGAGGATATGTACGATGGCCAGGTGCTGCACAAACTTTGGGAGAAACTGACGGGCAAGAAATTGGATGTGCCGGAGGTCACACAATCGGAGCAGGGCCAACATGAGAAACTCAACATTGTGCTAAAGGCTGTCAATCAT ACGCTTGGTTTCCATCAAAAAATACCCAAATGGTCGGTGGCCAGTGTCCATTCAAAGAACATTGTGGCTATTTTGCATTTGCTTGTGGCTCTAGTGCGCCATTTTCGTGCTCCTGTTCGTCTGCCGGAGAATGTCTTTGTCACCGTGGTGATTGCAGAGAAGAATGCTGGAGTCTTGAATGCCCAGAAATTCCAAGAGCAAATTACATCCGAGTATGATGACTTGGGTATGCGTTGTGAGAAGGATGCTTTTGATACACTGATCGATTGTGCACCCGATAAGCTGGCCGTGGTCAAGAAATCACTGATCACTTTCGTCAACAAGCATTTGGCCAAATTGAACTTTGAGATTACTGATCTAAATACGGATTTCCGTGATGGTGTCTACTTGTGCCTGCTGATGGGACTATTGGGTGGTTTCTTTGTACCCCTGCATGAGTTTCATTTAACGCCACAGGATGTCGATCAGATGGTTAACAATGTGGCGTTTGCCTTTGATTTGATGCAAGATGTGGGTCTTCCCAAGCCAAAAGCCCGTCCCGAGGATATTGTAAACATGGATTTGAAATCAACGCTGCGTGTCCTTTACAGTTTGTTCACCATGTTCAGGGAATATGCTTGA
- the LOC6648343 gene encoding mitochondrial import inner membrane translocase subunit Tim9 — translation MTKAPESVALDQLDKEQMKTFSDFLMSYNKLSEMCFTDCVRDFTSRDVQEKEEKCSLNCMEKYLKMNQRISQRFQEFQMITNENAMAMAKKTGQL, via the exons ATGACTAAAGCACCGGAATCTGTTGCCCTCGACCAACTTGATAAGGAACAAATGAAAACC ttCTCGGATTTTCTCATGTCGTACAATAAACTGTCCGAAATGTGTTTCACTGACTGCGTGCGCGATTTCACTTCACGCGATGTTCAGGAAAAAGAG GAGAAATGCTCACTGAACTGCATGGAAAAGTACCTGAAGATGAACCAACGTATATCGCAAAGATTCCAGGAGTTCCAAATGATAACAAATGAGAATGCTATGGCAATGGCCAAAAAGACAGGACAACTGTAA
- the LOC6648578 gene encoding FAD-linked sulfhydryl oxidase ALR produces MRLLFTIFTTAERSYKFLGSSGTTALTLFIRRHSHNYDFNQQQQNIGATREEARLIIRRLQKTILRLLRNPDFYNMATPSFQQDQQQHEDESQFNSHASRQTGRQDSNCRTCNDFKSWSKQQRLISNAQNAKEKHMAVAEKLTVKAQDADQQRDDCPLDKVRLGISTWGLLHTMAAFYSDNPTDREKRDMKTFFEVLSRLYPCEFCAKDFRTDLDVNPINVNSQKDLTLWLCKFHNRVNDKLGKPIFDCSKVNERWRDGWLDGSCD; encoded by the exons ATGCGACTACTTTTTACGATTTTCACAACAGCTGAGCGAAGTTACAAGTTTTTAGGCTCGTCTGGAACGACAGCATTAACATTGTTCATACGCCGCCACAGTCATAACTACGATTTcaatcagcagcaacagaataTTGGAGCAACACGTGAGGAAGCTCGTTTGATTATACGCCGATTGCAGAAGACTATTTTACGCTTATTGCGGAATCCCGATTTCTATAATATGGCAACGCCGTCATTCCAGCAGGATCAACAGCAGCATGAGGACGAGTCTCAGTTCAATTCGCATGCCTCTAGGCAAACCGGTAGACAGGATAGCAATTGCCGCACATGCAATGACTTTAAATCATGGTCGAAGCAACAGCGTCTAATCTCGAATGCCCAAAATGCCAAG GAGAAACATATGGCCGTCGCTGAGAAGCTGACCGTAAAGGCACAGGACGCTGACCAGCAGCGAGATGATTGTCCCTTGGATAAGGTTCGCTTGGGTATCTCAACATGGGGACTTCTTCATACTATGGCTGCGTTTTATTCCGACAATCCAACGGACAGGGAGAAACGGGATATGAAAACCTTTTTCGAAGTCCTATCTCGCCTTTATCCATGTGAATTTTGTGCCAAAGATTTTCGTACCGA TTTGGATGTGAATCCAATCAATGTGAATTCTCAAAAGGATCTCACCCTGTGGCTTTGCAAATTCCATAATCGAGTCAATGATAAATTGGGCAAACCAATCTTCGACTGTAGTAAAGTTAACGAGAGATGGCGTGATGGCTGGTTGGATGGTTCCTGTGATTAG